In Persicimonas caeni, a single window of DNA contains:
- a CDS encoding phenylalanine--tRNA ligase beta subunit-related protein, whose translation MIDIDVEGYEPLELIFLETHLPKPLGELETPPDVMSLFDLEADTPLSVDDHVKTTVRDAFRHGGFKPKGRDKPAAEFLVKAVQKGWISPDEGINLAVDILNAVSLHSGLPISVIDADKLAAPLRIAICEEECEYVFNPTGHTIDVTGLVTLFDAEGPSGGPVKDSQRTKTHDRTERTLSIVWGTSELEGRTEKTAEWYRDLLEASGARVEMWRD comes from the coding sequence ATGATCGACATCGACGTCGAAGGCTACGAGCCCCTCGAGCTCATCTTCCTGGAAACTCACCTGCCAAAACCCCTGGGTGAGCTCGAGACCCCACCCGACGTCATGTCGCTGTTCGACCTGGAGGCCGACACGCCGCTGTCGGTCGACGACCACGTCAAGACCACCGTGCGCGACGCCTTTCGCCACGGTGGCTTCAAACCCAAAGGCCGCGACAAGCCGGCCGCCGAATTCCTCGTCAAAGCCGTCCAGAAGGGCTGGATCTCACCCGACGAGGGCATCAACCTCGCCGTCGACATCCTCAACGCCGTCAGCTTGCACTCGGGCTTGCCGATCAGCGTCATCGACGCCGACAAGCTCGCCGCGCCGCTTCGTATCGCCATTTGCGAGGAAGAATGTGAGTACGTCTTCAATCCAACCGGGCATACCATCGATGTGACCGGCCTGGTCACCTTATTCGATGCAGAAGGCCCGAGCGGTGGGCCTGTGAAGGACTCGCAGCGCACCAAGACCCACGACAGGACGGAGCGTACGCTGAGCATCGTGTGGGGGACGAGCGAGTTGGAAGGGCGTACGGAGAAGACGGCGGAATGGTATCGCGATTTGCTCGAAGCGAGCGGGGCGCGTGTGGAGATGTGGCGGGATTGA
- a CDS encoding polyprenyl synthetase family protein produces MNALRQLSNPDAKFVESVEHRLRTALAPQASGNAADRILSEASQHLSLAQAAKRARPRLLLYFARAVGADEMNAALVDVAVVAELIHTASLMHDDVIDEATVRRGQPSVNAQWSNCVAVLGGDAMLCTGLQMLEPYGMKLMQQALEVVAQMTRGVVLEVQSRGQTDVTDETWRSIADGKTGILFGWCGWAPAMLAGKPDVAERFHRAGHHLGVAFQIADDLKDLTGADKGKDRFVDIRTRTPAFPLVWAMSRSEMVRDRLTDLWTSDKTLSDEEIHAAGALVLESGALEATKEALRVEIDAALDALGEYAQRPGGREIAGFAMHLRTLLEPEQT; encoded by the coding sequence ATGAACGCATTACGGCAACTGTCTAATCCAGACGCAAAATTCGTCGAGTCGGTCGAGCACCGGCTGCGCACGGCCTTGGCTCCGCAGGCGTCTGGCAACGCCGCCGACCGAATTTTGAGCGAGGCCTCGCAGCACTTGTCCTTGGCGCAAGCCGCCAAGCGGGCGCGGCCCAGGCTCCTTTTGTATTTCGCACGCGCGGTGGGCGCCGACGAGATGAACGCGGCGCTGGTCGACGTGGCCGTGGTCGCCGAGTTGATCCACACCGCCAGCCTCATGCACGACGACGTCATCGACGAGGCCACGGTGCGCCGCGGCCAGCCGAGCGTCAACGCGCAGTGGAGCAATTGCGTGGCCGTCCTCGGCGGCGACGCGATGCTGTGCACCGGCCTGCAGATGCTCGAGCCCTACGGCATGAAGCTGATGCAGCAGGCGCTCGAAGTCGTCGCCCAGATGACTCGCGGGGTCGTCCTGGAGGTGCAGTCGCGCGGCCAGACCGACGTGACCGACGAGACCTGGCGATCGATCGCCGACGGCAAGACCGGCATCCTCTTTGGATGGTGCGGCTGGGCCCCTGCGATGCTCGCCGGCAAACCCGACGTCGCCGAGCGCTTCCACCGCGCAGGCCACCACCTGGGCGTGGCGTTCCAGATCGCCGACGACCTCAAGGACCTGACCGGCGCCGACAAGGGCAAGGATCGCTTCGTCGACATCCGCACCCGCACGCCGGCCTTCCCGCTGGTATGGGCGATGTCGCGCTCCGAGATGGTGCGCGATCGGTTGACTGATCTGTGGACCAGTGACAAGACTCTGAGCGACGAAGAAATCCACGCAGCCGGCGCGCTCGTGCTGGAGTCGGGCGCGCTCGAGGCCACCAAAGAGGCGCTGCGCGTCGAGATCGACGCTGCCCTCGATGCCCTGGGTGAGTATGCCCAGCGCCCCGGCGGCCGCGAGATCGCCGGCTTTGCGATGCACTTGCGCACACTCCTGGAGCCAGAACAGACATGA
- a CDS encoding 1,4-dihydroxy-2-naphthoyl-CoA synthase, translating into MVSELFDESAWKPVKGFEFEDITYHRAVDQGTVRVAFNRPETRNAFRPQTVDELYTALNHARQWSDVGCVLITGNGPSPKDGGWAFSSGGDQTVRGKDGYKYDGEDGAPDPAKLGRLHILEVQRLIRFMPKVVVAVVPGWAVGGGHSLHVVCDMTIASKEHAIFKQTDPDVASYDAGYGSALLARQVGQKFAREIFFLGKNYDAEQAHLMGMVNEVVPHAELEKRALEIGETINSKSPTAMRMLKYAFNLPDDGLVGQQLFAGEATRLGYGTEEAKEGRDAFVEKRPQDFSKFPWHY; encoded by the coding sequence ATGGTCTCGGAGCTGTTTGACGAATCTGCCTGGAAGCCCGTGAAGGGCTTCGAGTTCGAGGACATCACCTACCACCGCGCGGTGGACCAGGGAACGGTGCGTGTCGCCTTCAACCGTCCGGAGACGCGGAACGCCTTTCGCCCGCAGACGGTCGACGAGCTGTACACGGCGCTCAACCATGCGCGTCAGTGGTCCGACGTGGGCTGCGTGCTCATCACCGGAAACGGCCCGTCGCCCAAAGATGGCGGCTGGGCGTTTTCGTCTGGCGGCGACCAGACGGTACGCGGCAAAGACGGCTACAAGTACGACGGCGAGGACGGCGCGCCCGATCCGGCCAAGCTCGGCCGCCTGCATATCCTCGAGGTCCAGCGGCTGATCCGCTTCATGCCCAAGGTCGTCGTCGCGGTCGTTCCCGGTTGGGCGGTCGGCGGTGGGCACAGCCTGCACGTCGTCTGCGACATGACGATCGCGAGCAAAGAGCACGCCATCTTCAAGCAGACCGATCCGGACGTCGCCAGCTACGACGCCGGCTACGGCTCGGCGCTCTTGGCGCGTCAGGTCGGCCAGAAATTCGCCCGCGAGATCTTTTTCCTGGGCAAGAACTACGACGCCGAGCAGGCGCATCTTATGGGCATGGTCAACGAGGTCGTCCCTCACGCCGAGCTCGAAAAGCGCGCCCTCGAAATCGGCGAGACGATCAACTCGAAGAGCCCCACGGCCATGCGCATGCTCAAGTATGCCTTCAACCTGCCCGACGACGGGCTGGTCGGCCAGCAGCTCTTTGCCGGTGAGGCGACGCGGCTGGGCTACGGCACCGAAGAAGCGAAGGAAGGCCGCGACGCCTTCGTCGAGAAGCGCCCGCAGGACTTCTCGAAGTTCCCATGGCATTACTGA
- the guaB gene encoding IMP dehydrogenase: MASKFKKTGLPSGEALTFDDVLVVPAESDVLPGQVDLSTQLTTDIDLRIPLLSAAMDSVTEAQTAITMAREGGIGVVHKNMTPEQQALEVLQVKKSESGLILDPITVHANDPLSEALELMRAHNISGLPVVEGDRPVGILTNRDVRFAQDTEQPVAKLMTRDLITAEEGISTDEAKRLMHQNRIEKLLVVDDDGKLLGLITIKDIQKKDKYPGSVKDEHGRLLVAAAIGVGGDRDERAEALVEAGVDVLVIDTAHGHSKMVIESVAEFRKRYPYVQIIAGNVATAGATEALIEAGVNAVKVGIGPGSICTTRIVAGVGVPQISAIMECSEVAKKAGVPIIADGGIKYSGDVVKAFVAGAQTAMIGSLFAGTDEAPGEQILYQGRTYKMYRGMGSIGAMKKGSKDRYFQEGTNDKLVPEGIEGRVPYRGSLSANIFQLMGGLRSGMGYAGCGTIAELGEKAQFVRITNAGLRESHVHDVIITQEAPNYKRG; this comes from the coding sequence ATGGCATCGAAGTTCAAGAAGACCGGTCTACCGTCGGGCGAGGCGTTGACGTTCGACGACGTGCTCGTTGTTCCCGCCGAAAGTGATGTGTTGCCGGGTCAGGTCGACCTGTCGACGCAGTTGACCACCGACATCGATCTTCGCATCCCGCTTTTGAGCGCGGCGATGGACTCGGTGACCGAGGCCCAGACGGCCATCACGATGGCGCGTGAGGGCGGCATCGGCGTGGTCCACAAGAATATGACGCCCGAGCAGCAGGCGCTCGAGGTGTTGCAGGTCAAAAAGTCGGAGAGCGGGCTGATCCTCGACCCGATCACCGTGCACGCCAACGACCCGCTGAGCGAGGCGCTCGAGTTGATGCGCGCCCACAATATCAGCGGCCTTCCGGTCGTCGAGGGCGACCGGCCCGTGGGCATCCTGACCAACCGCGACGTGCGCTTCGCGCAGGACACCGAGCAGCCGGTCGCCAAGCTGATGACCCGCGACCTGATCACGGCCGAGGAGGGCATCTCGACCGACGAGGCGAAGCGCTTGATGCACCAGAACCGCATCGAGAAGCTTCTCGTCGTCGACGACGACGGCAAGCTGCTCGGCCTGATCACCATCAAAGACATCCAGAAGAAGGACAAATACCCCGGCTCGGTCAAAGACGAGCACGGGCGTCTTTTGGTGGCCGCGGCCATCGGCGTGGGCGGCGACCGCGACGAGCGCGCCGAGGCGCTGGTCGAAGCCGGCGTCGACGTGCTGGTCATCGACACCGCCCACGGCCACTCCAAGATGGTCATCGAGTCGGTCGCCGAGTTCCGCAAGCGCTACCCCTACGTGCAGATTATCGCGGGCAACGTCGCCACCGCCGGCGCCACCGAGGCTCTCATCGAGGCGGGCGTCAACGCCGTCAAGGTGGGCATCGGGCCGGGCAGCATCTGCACCACCCGCATCGTCGCCGGTGTGGGCGTGCCGCAGATCTCGGCGATCATGGAGTGCTCCGAGGTCGCCAAGAAAGCGGGCGTTCCCATCATCGCCGACGGCGGCATCAAGTACTCGGGCGACGTGGTCAAAGCCTTCGTCGCCGGCGCCCAGACGGCCATGATCGGCAGCCTGTTTGCGGGCACCGACGAGGCTCCCGGCGAGCAGATTTTGTACCAGGGCCGCACTTATAAGATGTATCGCGGCATGGGCTCCATCGGCGCCATGAAGAAGGGCTCGAAGGACCGCTACTTCCAGGAAGGCACCAACGACAAGCTCGTCCCCGAGGGGATCGAAGGGCGCGTGCCGTACCGCGGCTCGTTGTCGGCCAATATCTTCCAACTGATGGGTGGGCTGCGAAGCGGCATGGGCTACGCCGGCTGCGGCACTATCGCCGAACTCGGCGAAAAGGCTCAGTTCGTGCGCATTACCAATGCGGGGCTTCGCGAGAGTCATGTGCATGATGTGATCATTACGCAGGAAGCGCCGAATTATAAGCGTGGGTAA
- the guaA gene encoding glutamine-hydrolyzing GMP synthase: protein MSDLQNGILILDYGSQYTLLIARRVREMGVYCEVWPCNDERVGEFVDAGEAPGKGIVLSGGPSSVSIEGAPKLEGGLLELDVPVLGICYGMQLLAHAHGGKVEPAEVGEYGRTTIEIDEPVGLFHGFDKGTELDVWMSHGDSVVEAPEGFERVASTHNGLLAAMADTERNFYGLQFHPEVSHTEEGETLLENFAYHVCGCTDDWNMSNFLDTHIAQIREQVGEDEQVICGLSGGVDSSVVAAMLHKAIGDRLTCVYVDNGLMRHKETEKVRTVFEDHFGIDLRVVHAQDRFLDELAGVDDPEEKRKIIGRVFIDVFEEVAKEIPNVKYLAQGTLYPDVIESVSVRGPSATIKSHHNVGGLPERLNFELIEPLRELFKDEVRVLGRTLGLPADMVDRHPFPGPGLAVRILGDITPERLEVVRAADHIFIEGLRREGHYHNVWQAFAVLLPVRTVGVMGDQRTYDQVIALRAVTSRDGMTADRSHLPMDFLGRMSDQIINGVKGVNRVVYDVSSKPPATIEWE from the coding sequence ATGTCTGATCTTCAAAACGGTATCTTGATCCTAGACTACGGCAGCCAATACACGCTGCTCATCGCCCGACGCGTCCGCGAGATGGGCGTGTACTGCGAGGTGTGGCCTTGCAACGACGAGCGCGTGGGCGAGTTCGTCGACGCGGGGGAGGCGCCCGGCAAGGGGATTGTGCTGTCGGGCGGCCCCAGCAGCGTGAGCATCGAAGGCGCGCCGAAGCTCGAGGGCGGTTTGCTCGAGCTCGACGTGCCCGTGCTGGGCATCTGCTACGGCATGCAGCTCTTGGCGCACGCCCACGGCGGAAAGGTCGAGCCCGCCGAGGTCGGCGAGTACGGGCGCACCACCATCGAGATCGACGAGCCGGTCGGCCTGTTCCACGGGTTCGACAAGGGCACCGAGCTCGACGTGTGGATGAGCCACGGCGACTCGGTCGTCGAGGCGCCCGAGGGCTTCGAGCGCGTCGCGTCGACCCACAACGGCCTTCTGGCCGCGATGGCCGACACCGAGCGCAACTTCTACGGGCTGCAATTCCACCCGGAGGTCTCGCACACCGAAGAGGGCGAGACGCTGCTCGAGAACTTCGCGTACCACGTGTGCGGCTGCACCGATGACTGGAATATGTCGAATTTCCTCGACACCCACATCGCCCAGATCCGCGAGCAGGTCGGCGAGGACGAGCAGGTCATCTGCGGGCTGTCGGGAGGCGTCGACTCCTCGGTCGTCGCCGCGATGCTGCACAAGGCGATCGGCGACCGGCTCACCTGCGTGTACGTCGACAACGGCCTGATGCGCCACAAGGAGACCGAGAAGGTCCGCACGGTCTTCGAGGACCACTTCGGCATCGACCTGCGCGTCGTCCACGCCCAAGACCGCTTCCTCGATGAACTCGCCGGGGTCGACGACCCCGAGGAGAAGCGAAAGATCATCGGCCGCGTCTTCATCGACGTGTTCGAGGAGGTCGCCAAGGAGATCCCCAACGTCAAATATCTGGCGCAGGGCACCCTGTACCCGGACGTCATCGAGTCGGTCAGCGTGCGCGGGCCGTCGGCGACGATCAAGAGCCACCACAACGTGGGCGGCTTGCCCGAGCGGTTGAACTTCGAGCTCATCGAGCCGCTTCGCGAGCTGTTCAAAGACGAAGTGCGCGTGCTCGGCCGCACGCTGGGCCTTCCGGCCGACATGGTCGACCGCCACCCGTTCCCGGGCCCGGGCCTGGCCGTGCGCATCCTGGGCGACATCACCCCCGAGCGCCTCGAAGTCGTGCGCGCCGCCGACCATATCTTCATCGAGGGCCTGCGCCGCGAAGGGCACTACCACAACGTGTGGCAGGCCTTCGCCGTGTTGCTGCCCGTGCGCACCGTCGGCGTCATGGGCGACCAGCGCACCTACGACCAGGTCATCGCCCTGCGCGCGGTGACCAGCCGCGACGGCATGACTGCCGACCGATCGCACCTACCGATGGATTTTCTGGGCCGCATGAGCGACCAGATCATCAACGGAGTCAAAGGGGTCAACCGCGTCGTCTACGACGTGTCGAGCAAGCCGCCGGCGACGATCGAGTGGGAGTGA
- a CDS encoding isochorismate synthase, with translation MTRPLSQLSAPGQLAAKVFETEHTDLLDLYRRASGRASSFYRRNSQGTEVLGLGVALQFVADDADDATMAELHERLSERLADVSGDTSKLRIFGWTAFDVANSRRAHAGLPDWSAYARRQLYVPQVLLRCRDGKTDAVVLAEPADVDETWAAWQETFRSTVEIPSPSATEPEVRWLDQDEFRRGVGLVTDERVAPKVVLARRAHIEAAAPIDTTTVLRRLTHAYPSCSVFALSPHAESPYPVFAGATPETLARVNDGHVETMALAGTSRNDAGQAPDLAAERALLSSQKDLDEHRFVLDMIVDALEPLCSSVAADPEPRPHRLANVSHLMTKISGELAEDVGLAEVVDALHPTPAVCGTPRDLAKRLIGEIEGFDRGLYAGAFGSMDLEGNGQFDVALRCGLIDGASALLFAGAGITADSDVDVELTETRSKFAPLLDAISKE, from the coding sequence ATGACTCGTCCGCTCTCACAGCTTTCGGCCCCCGGCCAGCTCGCCGCCAAGGTTTTCGAGACCGAGCACACGGACTTGCTCGATCTCTACCGGCGCGCGTCTGGCCGGGCGTCGTCGTTTTATCGGCGAAACTCCCAAGGCACCGAAGTGCTGGGCCTGGGCGTGGCGCTGCAGTTTGTCGCCGACGACGCCGACGACGCCACGATGGCCGAGCTCCACGAGCGCCTGAGCGAGCGGCTCGCCGACGTGTCGGGCGACACCTCGAAGCTTCGCATCTTCGGGTGGACGGCCTTCGACGTCGCCAATTCCCGGCGAGCACACGCCGGCCTCCCCGACTGGAGCGCGTATGCGCGCCGGCAACTCTACGTCCCGCAGGTGCTTCTTCGCTGTCGCGATGGCAAGACCGATGCCGTTGTCCTGGCCGAGCCGGCCGACGTCGACGAGACGTGGGCGGCGTGGCAAGAGACGTTCCGCTCCACCGTCGAAATCCCGTCGCCGAGCGCGACCGAGCCCGAGGTTCGCTGGCTCGACCAGGACGAGTTTCGCCGGGGGGTGGGCCTCGTTACCGACGAGCGCGTCGCTCCGAAGGTCGTCCTCGCCCGGCGCGCGCACATCGAAGCCGCCGCGCCCATCGACACCACGACGGTGCTGCGCAGGCTCACACACGCGTATCCTTCTTGTTCGGTCTTCGCGCTCTCGCCGCACGCCGAGTCGCCCTACCCCGTCTTCGCCGGCGCGACGCCAGAGACGCTCGCGCGTGTGAACGACGGGCACGTCGAGACGATGGCGCTCGCGGGCACGTCGAGAAACGACGCCGGCCAGGCGCCGGACTTGGCAGCCGAGCGTGCGCTGTTGTCGAGCCAGAAAGACCTCGACGAGCACCGCTTCGTGCTCGACATGATCGTCGACGCCCTCGAGCCGTTGTGCTCGTCGGTCGCCGCCGATCCCGAGCCGCGTCCGCACCGACTCGCCAACGTCTCGCATCTTATGACCAAGATTTCGGGCGAGCTTGCAGAAGATGTGGGCTTGGCCGAGGTCGTCGACGCCCTCCATCCGACCCCGGCGGTCTGCGGCACGCCGCGCGATCTGGCCAAGCGGTTGATCGGAGAGATCGAGGGCTTCGATCGCGGACTCTACGCCGGCGCCTTCGGCTCGATGGACCTCGAGGGCAACGGTCAGTTCGACGTCGCCCTTCGCTGCGGCCTCATCGACGGCGCGAGCGCCCTGCTCTTCGCCGGCGCCGGGATCACCGCCGACAGCGACGTCGACGTCGAGCTCACCGAGACCCGCAGCAAATTCGCGCCGCTGCTCGACGCCATTTCGAAGGAGTAA
- a CDS encoding AI-2E family transporter, with the protein MADTVDVERTEEPNGDEDNHRQMSPAVQWTHYSRYLYLLSKLLFFGILLYIGWWLLDSLSAVLFPIFVSLLIAYLLDPGIDWLEERGVGRTPGILVFLFVGILGIVGIILFLYPTIARQIGNIAQRVPELLDLLQNKAIPWVEETFQYEVPSTFEAAFEEYGEEAKAAAPDVLERVGQWLSGLATRTGALVVSLLNLIMIPIFTFYFLRDFDAMKSKTRTLLPAHRRKFLLGRLALMDDVVGEWFRGQIQVAAILGVLYAIGLAIVFGAVGIDVTSGIAIGIVMGILNIIPYFGVLIGVILTALVVILEWSGFGAIIGVTLVFTVVQLLEGYVITPKIVGEKVGLSPVAVIIVLLLGGELAGLLGILLAIPIAGAVKVILPDLIDYYRTTPFYTGANVRPAYAGAIETGTGTETGTDTETGTDTNTDTNTDTNTSTETDTNTNTDTNTDTETDTETETDTGTATDTDTETETEPKKDDDKE; encoded by the coding sequence ATGGCGGACACCGTCGATGTCGAGCGAACCGAGGAGCCCAACGGCGACGAGGACAATCACCGTCAGATGAGCCCCGCGGTGCAGTGGACGCACTACAGCCGGTACCTGTACCTGCTCTCGAAGCTGCTCTTCTTCGGCATCCTCCTTTATATCGGTTGGTGGCTGCTCGATTCGCTGAGCGCCGTCCTCTTCCCCATCTTCGTCAGCTTGCTCATCGCCTATCTGCTCGACCCGGGCATCGACTGGCTCGAGGAGCGCGGGGTAGGGCGCACGCCGGGCATTCTGGTCTTCTTGTTCGTGGGAATCTTGGGGATCGTCGGGATCATCTTGTTTTTGTATCCCACCATCGCCCGCCAGATCGGCAATATCGCCCAGCGGGTGCCCGAGCTGCTCGACTTGCTGCAGAACAAGGCCATCCCGTGGGTCGAGGAGACCTTCCAGTACGAGGTCCCCTCGACCTTCGAGGCGGCCTTCGAGGAGTACGGCGAGGAGGCCAAGGCGGCCGCGCCCGACGTGCTCGAGCGCGTCGGCCAGTGGCTGTCGGGCCTGGCGACGCGAACCGGTGCGCTGGTCGTCAGCCTGCTCAACCTGATCATGATCCCCATCTTCACGTTCTACTTTTTGCGTGATTTCGACGCGATGAAGTCGAAGACGCGTACCTTGCTGCCCGCCCACCGACGCAAGTTTCTGCTGGGCCGCCTGGCCCTGATGGACGACGTGGTCGGCGAGTGGTTCCGCGGCCAAATCCAAGTCGCGGCCATCCTGGGCGTGCTCTACGCCATCGGGCTGGCCATCGTCTTCGGCGCCGTCGGCATCGACGTGACCAGCGGCATCGCCATCGGCATCGTGATGGGCATCCTCAATATCATCCCGTATTTCGGGGTGCTCATCGGGGTGATCCTCACCGCATTGGTCGTGATTCTGGAGTGGTCGGGCTTTGGCGCCATCATCGGCGTGACGCTCGTCTTTACAGTCGTCCAGTTGCTCGAGGGCTACGTGATCACGCCCAAAATCGTCGGCGAAAAGGTCGGCTTGAGCCCGGTGGCCGTCATCATCGTGTTGCTCTTGGGCGGCGAGTTGGCCGGACTTCTGGGGATTTTGCTTGCGATTCCGATCGCAGGCGCCGTCAAAGTCATCTTGCCCGATTTGATCGATTATTACCGAACGACGCCGTTTTATACCGGCGCGAATGTGCGTCCGGCGTATGCGGGGGCGATTGAGACGGGGACGGGGACGGAGACGGGGACGGACACGGAGACGGGAACGGACACGAACACGGACACGAACACGGATACGAACACGAGCACGGAGACGGACACGAACACGAACACGGACACGAACACGGACACGGAGACGGATACGGAGACGGAGACGGACACGGGGACGGCGACGGACACGGATACTGAGACTGAGACTGAGCCGAAGAAGGACGACGACAAGGAGTGA
- a CDS encoding thrombospondin type 3 repeat-containing protein: MALLLLVALPSAASAQTVDLTPSDGTPSNDTLYWSVRGYQFTVTQEVSIEAAEWFVDVPNGGSVAARLYDASGNQLAAGTVSAGDGTEKWHISQLSYTLQANTTYTVAFYCDSVSTTYFDYQHNPTQPFSAGNGLFTNIYNRSANSSTADTYPDYQGNTWAPMIRLVLGDDTDGDGIFDTSDNCPTVANASQLDTDGDGAGDACDDDDDGDTVADTADNCPLTANTNQTDTDGDGAGDVCDDDDDGDAVADTADNCPLAANANQTDTDGDGIGDACDDDDDGDTIADTADNCPMTANTNQTDTDGDDAGDVCDDDDDGDTVADTADNCPMTANTNQTDTDGDGAGDECDDDDDGDTIADTADNCPGVPNANQEDLDGDGAGDVCDDDDDGDTVADTADNCPMTANTDQTDTDGDGDGDACDGDDDEDGVVDTLDNCPTTPNAAQTDTDGDDAGDACDDDDDGDTVADTADNCPLVANIDQADNDGDGAGDACDADDDNDTFADTLDNCPGVPNDTQVDTDGDGQGDACDEDDDDDGVLDVDDNCATEPNDTQADADGDGTGDVCDDDDDGDTIADTADNCPLVANTDQTDTDNDGTGDACEDDTDGDGIGDDGDASGTAGDNACADAVVTDCDDNCPGIANPDQFDADGDGMGDACDDDDDGDTVADTVDNCPQTPNTDQADGDADDIGDACDDVDDSPAQLGTGSAADSGCGCSSTQGPSNAALALLVLLGLVGLRRRRR, encoded by the coding sequence TTGGCCTTGTTGCTCCTCGTGGCGCTGCCGAGCGCGGCGAGTGCCCAGACGGTTGATTTGACGCCGTCGGACGGCACCCCGAGCAACGACACCCTCTATTGGTCGGTGCGCGGCTACCAGTTCACGGTCACTCAGGAGGTGAGCATCGAGGCCGCCGAGTGGTTCGTCGATGTCCCCAACGGCGGGTCGGTGGCCGCGCGTCTGTACGATGCGTCGGGCAATCAGTTGGCCGCCGGGACGGTGTCGGCCGGCGACGGCACCGAGAAGTGGCACATCTCGCAGCTCAGCTACACGCTGCAGGCCAACACCACCTACACGGTCGCGTTTTATTGCGACTCAGTCTCCACCACCTACTTCGATTACCAACATAACCCCACCCAGCCGTTCAGTGCGGGCAACGGGCTGTTCACCAATATCTATAACCGCTCGGCGAATAGCTCGACGGCGGACACCTACCCCGACTATCAGGGCAACACGTGGGCGCCGATGATTCGGTTGGTGCTCGGCGACGACACCGACGGCGACGGCATTTTCGACACCTCGGACAACTGCCCGACGGTCGCCAATGCGTCCCAACTCGACACCGACGGCGACGGGGCGGGCGATGCGTGCGACGACGATGACGACGGGGACACCGTCGCCGATACCGCCGACAACTGCCCGCTGACAGCCAATACGAACCAGACGGATACCGACGGCGACGGCGCAGGTGACGTGTGTGACGACGATGACGACGGCGACGCGGTCGCCGATACCGCCGACAACTGCCCGCTTGCGGCCAACGCGAACCAGACGGACACCGACGGTGACGGGATCGGCGACGCCTGCGACGACGATGACGACGGCGACACGATCGCCGACACCGCCGACAACTGCCCGATGACGGCGAATACGAACCAGACGGATACCGACGGCGACGACGCAGGTGACGTGTGTGACGACGATGACGACGGCGACACCGTCGCCGACACGGCCGACAATTGCCCGATGACGGCGAATACCAATCAGACGGACACCGACGGTGATGGGGCAGGCGATGAGTGCGACGACGATGACGATGGCGATACGATCGCCGACACGGCCGACAATTGCCCGGGTGTGCCCAACGCGAACCAGGAGGATCTTGACGGCGACGGCGCGGGCGACGTCTGTGACGATGATGACGACGGCGACACGGTCGCCGACACCGCGGACAACTGCCCGATGACCGCGAACACGGACCAGACGGACACCGATGGTGACGGGGACGGCGACGCATGTGACGGTGACGACGACGAAGACGGGGTGGTCGACACGCTCGACAACTGCCCGACGACGCCGAACGCCGCGCAGACCGACACAGATGGAGACGACGCAGGCGATGCGTGCGACGACGATGACGATGGAGATACGGTCGCTGACACCGCCGATAATTGCCCGCTCGTGGCCAACATCGACCAGGCGGACAACGACGGCGACGGCGCGGGCGACGCTTGCGACGCCGACGACGACAACGACACTTTCGCCGACACGCTCGACAACTGCCCGGGCGTGCCCAACGACACGCAGGTCGACACCGATGGCGACGGGCAGGGCGATGCGTGCGACGAGGACGACGATGACGATGGAGTCCTCGACGTCGACGACAATTGTGCGACCGAGCCCAACGACACCCAGGCTGACGCCGACGGCGATGGGACGGGCGATGTGTGCGACGACGATGACGACGGCGACACGATCGCCGACACCGCCGACAACTGCCCGCTGGTCGCCAACACCGACCAGACCGACACCGACAACGACGGCACGGGTGACGCATGCGAGGACGACACCGACGGCGACGGCATCGGCGACGATGGCGACGCATCGGGCACCGCGGGCGACAACGCCTGCGCCGACGCGGTCGTGACCGACTGCGACGACAACTGCCCCGGGATCGCCAACCCCGACCAGTTCGACGCCGACGGCGACGGCATGGGTGACGCGTGCGACGACGATGACGACGGGGATACCGTCGCCGACACCGTCGACAATTGCCCGCAGACGCCCAATACCGACCAGGCTGACGGCGACGCCGACGACATCGGCGATGCCTGTGACGACGTCGACGACTCGCCGGCCCAGCTCGGCACGGGCTCGGCGGCCGACTCGGGTTGTGGGTGCAGCAGCACGCAGGGGCCGTCGAACGCGGCGCTCGCGCTGCTCGTGCTCTTGGGCCTCGTCGGCCTGCGGCGCCGACGCCGATAG